The following are encoded together in the Brassica napus cultivar Da-Ae chromosome A9, Da-Ae, whole genome shotgun sequence genome:
- the LOC106349062 gene encoding 36.4 kDa proline-rich protein — protein sequence MGSRVSASFFIFLIATVITLPPTIQACTPCTHPHPPVPKPPHQGGGGGGGGGGGGGGGGGGGGGGGGGGGGGGGNPPHHGGKGGSKPPHHGGKGGGPPHHGGGGGGPPHHGGGTSPPFVRPPPVVYPPPVVRPPPISRPPPVVYPPPMVRPPPVTTPPGILPPIINPPPVTTPPGILPPITTPPGLLPPIINPPPITTPPPSSGYPPYHGGPPSGGGSAQPTCPINALKLGACVDVLGGLIHIGLGNPVENVCCPVLQGLLELEAAVCLCTTIRLKLLNLNIFIPLALQALITCGINPPPGFICPPLT from the coding sequence ATGGGTTCGAGGGTTTCGGcttccttcttcattttcttgatCGCCACGGTCATCACATTGCCACCAACGATCCAAGCTTGCACTCCTTGCACTCACCCTCACCCTCCTGTCCCGAAGCCTCCACATcaaggtggtggtggtggtggcggcggtGGTGGAGGCGGTGGCGGTGGAGGTGGAGGCGGTGGCGGTGGCGGTGGAGGGGGTGGAGGTGGAGGCGGCAATCCACCACATCACGGAGGAAAAGGTGGTAGTAAACCGCCACATCACGGTGGAAAAGGTGGTGGGCCGCCGCAtcatggtggtggtggtggtgggccACCACATCATGGTGGAGGGACATCACCGCCGTTTGTTAGACCTCCTCCGGTGGTTTATCCACCACCAGTGGTGAGGCCACCGCCTATCTCAAGACCTCCTCCGGTCGTCTATCCACCACCAATGGTAAGACCTCCTCCGGTCACAACTCCTCCAGGAATTCTCCCTCCGATCATTAACCCACCTCCGGTCACAACTCCTCCAGGAATTCTCCCTCCAATCACAACACCTCCAGGACTTCTCCCTCCGATCATTAACCCACCTCCGATCACAACTCCACCACCATCCTCTGGTTATCCACCGTATCATGGTGGTCCACCTTCTGGAGGAGGAAGTGCTCAACCAACGTGTCCGATCAACGCATTGAAGCTTGGAGCTTGTGTTGACGTTTTGGGAGGTTTGATCCATATTGGACTTGGAAATCCAGTGGAGAATGTGTGTTGTCCAGTGTTACAAGGGTTACTTGAGTTAGAAGCAGCCGTTTGTCTTTGCACAACCATAAGACTTAAACTTCTCAACTTAAACATCTTCATTCCTCTTGCACTTCAAGCTCTCATCACTTGTGGAATCAATCCTCCTCCTGGCTTTATCTGCCCTCCTCTCACTTGA
- the LOC106349083 gene encoding leucine-rich repeat extensin-like protein 2, producing MLLLPSLRPFFFLFILFSACFLHTRAQEGQGDISSDNIKVDPSLKFENPSLRQAYIALQSWKQAIFSDPFNFTANWNGSDVCSYNGVYCAPSPSRPKTRVVAGIDLNHADMAGYLPPELGLLTDLALFHLNSNRFCGTVPTTFKRMKLLYELDLSNNRFVGKFPIVVLSLPSLKFLDLRYNEFEGVIPSKLFDKELDAIFLNHNRFRFGIPENMGNSPVSALVLADNDLGGCIPGSIGLMGKTLNEIILSNDNLTGCLPPQIGNLKNVTVFDVSFNRLSGPLPSSVGNMKSLEQLNVANNRFTGVIPSSICQLSNLENFTYSSNFFTGDAPRCAALSGDNVAVNGSMNCIAGKERQRSAKECSSPASRPVDCNKFGCNNIFSPPPSFRMSPTVRVLPPPPPSSKMSPTFRATPPPPPSSKMSPTFRATPPPPSSKMSPSVKAYPPPPPKYEPSPPPPPSSGMSPTVRAYPPPPPPSPPLPSPPPPYIYSSPPPPPPSPPPPSPPPPYIYSSPPPPPPSPTYVYSSPPPPPVEYYPPPPPQYWQTPSPSEPYPSASPPYYQYNSPPPPPTYYTVQSPPPPPPVDCPPVTNSPPPPPVIQSPPPPPPVYYTPVTHSPPPPPPMYYPPVTQSPPPPPPVYYPPVASPPPPPVYYPPVTQSPPPPPPVYYPPVTQSPPPPPPPPVYYPPVTQSPPPPPPVYYPPVTQSPPPPPPVYYPPVTQSPPPPPPVEYHPPATPNHSRPPPPHKGCKDGPSNDHHYQTPTPPSPPPPSYDDTPLPPIHGVSYASPPPPSIPYY from the coding sequence ATGTTGTTGTTACCTTCTCTTcgtcccttcttcttcctcttcatcttgTTCTCCGCTTGTTTCTTGCATACAAGAGCTCAAGAAGGCCAAGGTGATATAAGTAGTGACAATATCAAGGTTGACCCGAGTCTCAAGTTCGAGAACCCGAGTCTTCGTCAAGCCTACATTGCTCTTCAATCATGGAAACAAGCTATTTTCTCTGACCCTTTTAACTTCACAGCTAACTGGAATGGCTCGGATGTTTGCTCTTACAATGGTGTCTACTGTGCTCCTTCCCCTTCTCGTCCGAAGACCCGAGTCGTTGCGGGTATTGATCTTAACCATGCCGATATGGCTGGTTATTTACCTCCTGAGCTCGGTCTTCTCACTGATCTTGCTCTCTTCCATCTCAACTCGAACCGGTTCTGTGGAACAGTCCCTACCACGTTTAAACGCATGAAGCTTCTCTACGAGCTTGATTTGAGTAACAACCGTTTTGTAGGGAAGTTCCCTATAGTTGTCTTGTCCTTGCCTTCCCTTAAGTTCTTGGATCTCCGTTACAACGAGTTTGAAGGTGTTATACCGTCCAAGCTTTTCGATAAAGAGCTTGACGCCATATTCTTGAACCATAACCGGTTTCGGTTTGGGATACCGGAAAACATGGGAAACTCTCCGGTTTCCGCTTTGGTTCTTGCTGATAACGATCTTGGAGGTTGCATACCGGGAAGTATTGGTCTAATGGGGAAGACCCTTAACGAGATCATCCTCTCTAATGATAACTTAACCGGTTGCTTACCACCACAGATTGGAAATCTTAAGAATGTGACGGTTTTCGACGTCAGCTTTAACCGGTTAAGCGGTCCGTTACCGTCCAGCGTTGGAAACATGAAGAGCTTGGAGCAGCTCAATGTTGCTAACAATAGGTTCACTGGAGTTATCCCAAGCAGCATTTGTCAGCTCTCAAACCTTGAGAACTTCACTTACTCTTCCAACTTCTTCACCGGTGATGCTCCGAGATGTGCGGCTCTTTCGGGAGACAACGTGGCGGTTAATGGATCGATGAACTGTATCGCCGGTAAAGAACGTCAAAGATCAGCTAAAGAGTGTTCTTCTCCAGCCTCACGCCCTGTTGATTGCAACAAATTTGGATGCAATAATATTTTCTCTCCTCCTCCGTCTTTTAGGATGTCGCCCACCGTCCGAGTACTTCCTCCACCACCTCCGTCTTCCAAGATGTCGCCTACTTTTAGAGCAACACCGCCACCGCCTCCGTCTTCTAAGATGTCGCCTACTTTTAGAGCAACACCTCCACCGCCTTCTTCTAAGATGTCGCCTTCTGTCAAGGCCTATCCTCCTCCCCCGCCTAAGTATGAGCCATCTCCGCCTCCTCCACCTTCTTCCGGAATGTCGCCTACTGTTAGAGCATaccctccaccaccaccaccatcacctcccctaccatctcctcctccgCCATATATTTACTCatccccaccaccaccaccaccatcacctCCGCCAccatctcctcctccaccatATATCTACTCatctccaccacctcctccaccaTCTCCAACCTACGTCTACTCatctccaccacctccacctGTAGAATActatccaccaccaccaccacaataTTGGCAAACTCCTTCACCAAGTGAACCCTATCCATCAGCTTCACCACCTTACTATCAATACAACTCTCCTCCGCCACCGCCTACTTACTACACCGTTCAATCTCCACCGCCACCACCCCCCGTTGACTGCCCACCAGTAACAAATTCTCCCCCTCCACCACCGGTAATACAAAGCCCGCCACCTCCACCACCGGTTTACTACACGCCGGTAACACATAgccctccaccaccaccaccaatgTACTATCCCCCGGTAACACAaagtcctcctcctccaccaccggTGTACTATCCGCCAGTAGCAAGCCCTCCTCCACCACCGGTATACTATCCGCCCGTAACACAAAGTCCACCACCGCCACCACCCGTGTATTATCCTCCGGTAACACAaagtccaccaccaccaccaccaccacccgtGTATTATCCCCCGGTAACACAaagtccaccaccaccaccaccggtaTATTATCCTCCGGTAACACAAAGTCCTCCACCGCCACCACCAGTTTACTATCCACCAGTAACACAAAGTCCTCCACCTCCACCGCCGGTTGAGTACCATCCTCCGGCAACTCCAAACCACTCtcgaccaccaccaccacataAGGGATGCAAAGACGGTCCAAGTAACGACCATCACTACCAAACACCAACACCACCTTCTCCACCGCCTCCATCTTACGACGACACGCCTCTACCGCCAATTCACGGTGTCTCTTACGCCTCTCCCCCTCCACCATCAATCCCATACTACTAA
- the LOC106349079 gene encoding fibrous sheath CABYR-binding protein: MATADVEQVTPAAAEHVEMTPPKTVEPEETAAAVVTESAPAQVTETEAPVEETEKPTEEADETKTETKEEEAPVEVTTKDLPVEETEKPAEETEEAKTETEEIKKEEEAPVEVTTKDLPVEETEEIKKEEEAPAVVEEESKTEEVVEPKKEEEAPVVVEEESKAEEVVEPKKVEEEEVKTEETPAVVEEEKKAEAEEEKPTEAAAPVEVAVEKADE; encoded by the exons ATGGCCACTGCTGAT GTTGAACAAGTGACTCCAGCCGCAGCTGAGCACGTCGAGATGACACCACCAAAGACAGTGGAGCCTGAGGAAACCGCCGCCGCCGTTGTGACCGAGTCTGCTCCAGCTCAGGTAACAGAAACTGAAGCTCCCGTGGAAGAAACAGAGAAACCAACCGAAGAAGCAGATGAAACCAAAACCGAGACGAAAGAGGAAGAAGCTCCAGTCGAAGTAACCACAAAAGACCTCCCCGTCGAAGAAACAGAGAAACCAGCTGAAGAAACAGAGGAGGCCAAAACAGAAACTGAAGAGATCaagaaagaggaagaagctCCCGTGGAAGTAACCACTAAAGACCTCCCTGttgaagaaacagaggaaatcaagaaagaagaagaagctccgGCGGTTGTGGAGGAAGAGAGCAAAACAGAGGAAGTTGTAGAGCCTaagaaagaggaagaagctCCGGTGGTCGTGGAGGAAGAGAGCAAAGCAGAGGAAGTCGTAGAGCCCAAGAAAGTGGAGGAGGAAGAAGTGAAGACAGAGGAGACTCCAGCAGTTgtggaggaagagaagaaggcagAAGCAGAGGAGGAGAAACCCACTGAAGCAGCAGCTCCGGTGGAAGTTGCCGTGGAGAAGGCTGATGAGTAA
- the LOC125577840 gene encoding lipid transfer protein EARLI 1-like produces MASRTKSFLAIFLILNILFCTTISAYGNCGCPSPKPKPHPSHKPKPNPKPRPTPTPTPSPVTAKCPRDALKLGVCANVLSGLLNITLGKPPVKPCCTLIKGLADLEAAACLCTALKANILGINLNIPISLSLLLNVCSKKVPPGFQC; encoded by the coding sequence ATGGCTTCAAGAACGAAAAGCTTTTTAGCCATTTTCTTGATTCTGAACATCCTTTTCTGCACAACAATCTCTGCCTACGGTAACTGCGGTTGCCCTTCTCCCAAGCCAAAACCTCACCCCTCCCATAAGCCaaaacctaaccctaaacccagaCCAACCCCAACTCCAACCCCTAGCCCTGTCACAGCCAAATGCCCTAGAGACGCTCTTAAACTAGGAGTCTGCGCCAACGTGCTCAGCGGTCTACTCAACATCACCCTTGGGAAGCCACCTGTGAAGCCATGTTGCACCCTCATCAAAGGACTTGCTGATCTTGAAGCCGCGGCTTGTCTTTGCACCGCGCTTAAGGCTAACATCCTTGGGATCAACCTGAACATCCCTATCTCACTCAGTCTGCTTCTCAATGTTTGTAGCAAAAAGGTTCCCCCTGGTTTCCAATGCTAA
- the LOC106349068 gene encoding transcription termination factor MTERF15, mitochondrial-like, whose amino-acid sequence MYSLILRGRRRLQKCRLSLNVTSFSSAARKGQNFTVSYLVDSLGFTPKLAESISKKVSFNNKCNPDSVLNLLRTHGFTDSQISTIITDYPLLLTLDADKSLAPKLQALQSKVSSPSELTETISKVPKILSKDRSLSVYYGFVKEVMEADKSSKVETLYPLRGKQENKLRNVLALRDLGVPQRLLFPLLISECPHICGKEKFQESLKKVLEMGFDPTTPKFLEALRVVKGLNKEAMEEKVNVYKRLGFTVEDVWVMFKKFPTFLTLSERKITLNFETMRKCGLIEEEVRLVVKRFPQCIGVSEKNILNSVETFIGLGFSREDVAMMVKRLPPCIGYSVETVKKKIEFVVKEMGWTLKAVASYPQVLGYSMEKRMVPRCNVIKALIAKGLIRSELPPVSTVLVCTDQDFLKRYVRKHDDDELVAELMGIFTGE is encoded by the coding sequence ATGTATTCTCTGATACTCCGTGGAAGAAGAAGGTTGCAGAAATGTAGACTCTCACTGAATGTCACTTCCTTCTCCTCCGCTGCTCGCAAAGGTCAGAACTTTACAGTCTCTTACCTCGTTGATTCACTGGGTTTCACCCCAAAACTTGCAGAATCAATCTCAAAGAAAGTCAGCTTCAACAACAAGTGTAACCCTGATTCAGTTCTGAATCTGCTTAGAACTCATGGGTTCACAGATTCTCAAATCTCCACCATCATTACAGATTACCCACTGCTCCTTACACTAGATGCTGACAAGTCCCTCGCTCCAAAGCTTCAAGCTTTACAGTCAAAAGTATCTTCACCCTCAGAGCTCACTGAAACCATCTCGAAAGTTCCAAAGATCTTGTCAAAGGACAGGTCTTTAAGCGTGTACTATGGCTTCGTCAAAGAGGTTATGGAAGCGGATAAGAGCTCAAAGGTGGAAACTTTATACCCTCTGAGGGGTAAGCAGGAGAATAAACTCAGAAATGTGTTGGCTTTGAGAGATCTTGGTGTGCCGCAACGGTTGCTGTTCCCTTTGTTGATCTCAGAGTGCCCACATATCTGTGGGAAAGAGAAGTTTCAGGAGTCTCTTAAGAAGGTTCTTGAGATGGGTTTTGATCCAACTACGCCTAAGTTTCTTGAAGCGTTGAGAGTTGTTAAGGGGCTGAACAAGGAAGCAATGGAGGAGAAAGTGAACGTCTATAAGCGTTTAGGGTTTACTGTGGAAGATGTATGGGTAATGTTCAAGAAGTTTCCGACTTTCTTGACACTCTCTGAGAGGAAGATAACTCTGAACTTCGAAACCATGAGGAAGTGTGGATTAATCGAAGAGGAAGTTCGGTTAGTGGTGAAGAGGTTTCCTCAGTGCATTGGTGTTTCAGAGAAGAATATATTGAACTCTGTTGAGACATTCATAGGTTTAGGTTTCAGCAGAGAGGATGTTGCTATGATGGTCAAGCGTCTTCCTCCTTGCATTGGGTATTCTGTTGAGACGGTTAAGAAGAAGATCGAATTTGTTGTGAAGGAGATGGGTTGGACGCTAAAGGCTGTGGCTTCGTACCCTCAGGTGCTTGGATACAGCATGGAGAAGAGGATGGTACCGAGGTGTAATGTAATCAAAGCTCTTATTGCCAAAGGGTTGATCAGAAGTGAACTCCCTCCAGTGTCGACTGTTTTGGTATGTACAGATCAGGATTTCTTGAAAAGGTATGTGAGGaaacatgatgatgatgagcttGTGGCTGAGTTGATGGGTATATTCACTGGAGAATAA
- the LOC106367851 gene encoding rho GDP-dissociation inhibitor 1 produces MELEDEKKGGEASGQTSDKEMGLSRKNSDSSFSPTEDDDEDEEKKPQLGPMIALKEQLEKDKDDESLRRWKEQLIGVVDLEDVGETPDPVVKILDLTVRSPNREDMVLTIPDDGLPNPKGPWFTIKEGSKYTLVFNFRVTNNIVSGLRYNNTVWKTGVKVDSTKAMLGTFSPQAEPYQHVMPEEITPSGIFARGSYSARTKFIDDDNKCYLEINYTFDIRKNWQ; encoded by the exons ATGGAGTTGGAAGATGAGAAGAAGGGAGGGGAAGCTTCAGGACAGACATCAGACAAAGAAATGGGGCTAAGCAGAAAGAACAGTGATAGCTCTTTTTCTCCGACAGAAGATGATGACGAAGACGAAGAGAAGAAGCCCCAACTCGGTCCCATGATCGCTCTCAAAGAACAGCTTGAGAAAGACAAG GATGATGAAAGCTTGAGGAGATGGAAGGAACAGCTAATCGGCGTGGTGGATTTGGAAGATGTAGGAG AGACACCGGATCCAGTAGTAAAGATACTAGACTTAACCGTTAGGTCTCCAAACAGAGAAGACATGGTATTAACGATACCTGATGATGGATTGCCTAACCCTAAAGGTCCTTGGTTCACCATAAAAGAAGGATCTAAGTACACACTTGTCTTTAATTTCCGTGTCACCAACAATATTGTTTCGGGCCTTCGCTATAACAACACCGTCTGGAAAACCGGTGTCAAGG TGGATAGTACGAAAGCAATGCTTGGGACGTTTAGTCCTCAAGCTGAGCCATACCAACATGTGATGCCTGAAGAAATAACACCGTCTGGTATTTTCGCTAGAGGATCCTATTCTGCAAGAACTAAG TTTATTGATGACGATAATAAGTGCTACTTGGAAATCAACTACACATTCGACATCCGCAAGAATTGGCAATGA